In Thermosphaera sp., a genomic segment contains:
- a CDS encoding Na+/H+ antiporter subunit E, with protein MIKHVAVALIVFIVYILFSGSITIYDAVTGTIVAALCSYFITPYIVQNEGKLWQPKRLLTLMAYFVKYITIIEFKAHMDVVKRIFTLEINPGIVKIPLKAQSDWARLLVASSITNTPGTVVVDEKDGYFYVNWINVTTTSPEEARVIISEEFERAAVKIFD; from the coding sequence ATGATCAAGCACGTTGCTGTAGCCTTAATAGTATTCATTGTTTACATTTTGTTCTCAGGTAGCATCACAATTTACGACGCTGTTACAGGGACGATAGTCGCTGCATTATGCAGTTATTTCATTACACCCTATATTGTTCAAAACGAGGGAAAACTCTGGCAACCCAAACGCCTGCTAACATTGATGGCTTACTTTGTAAAATACATCACAATAATTGAGTTTAAAGCTCACATGGATGTTGTGAAAAGAATATTCACTCTTGAAATAAACCCGGGCATCGTGAAGATTCCATTAAAGGCCCAAAGCGATTGGGCTAGGCTCCTCGTAGCCTCCTCGATCACAAACACTCCTGGAACAGTAGTTGTAGACGAGAAAGACGGATATTTCTACGTGAACTGGATAAACGTGACAACAACATCTCCCGAGGAGGCTAGGGTGATCATCAGCGAGGAGTTTGAGAGGGCTGCTGTAAAAATCTTCGATTAG
- a CDS encoding MnhB domain-containing protein yields MEAREVGRRMIILFVILAVSLLIALAISYMELVEPVKELKPLGLFYIENSYFGNYSSKSPEAVTAIVWDYRGLDTIYESAVFFLAIVGGLSIFRLTREPPKEGKPLGLTRISRNGTKIVALLIISVSASIALHGHLTPGGGFQGGSTLAVASILLIPTFSITRLLSAGVTSTRLVIARSTAMTCIGLTAVLPVIRGLELVTNTSLYPAEVGGVLLSGSLFFYNLFEYLAVGSGFTAVFLYLSTFEHVYKEEIREEVVA; encoded by the coding sequence ATGGAGGCGAGAGAAGTGGGTAGAAGAATGATCATCTTATTCGTAATTCTTGCCGTTTCACTATTGATAGCTCTCGCGATCTCTTACATGGAGTTGGTTGAACCAGTGAAGGAGTTAAAACCCTTAGGGCTATTCTACATTGAAAACTCTTATTTTGGGAACTATTCCTCGAAAAGCCCCGAGGCAGTTACAGCAATTGTTTGGGATTACAGAGGCTTAGACACTATTTACGAGTCCGCAGTGTTTTTCCTCGCAATAGTTGGAGGATTATCGATATTTAGGCTTACAAGAGAGCCGCCGAAAGAAGGCAAGCCATTAGGTTTGACAAGGATTTCGAGAAACGGGACAAAGATAGTTGCACTACTAATAATCAGCGTATCGGCGTCTATAGCTCTGCACGGACACTTAACACCTGGCGGAGGATTCCAAGGAGGATCCACCTTAGCAGTGGCTTCCATACTACTCATCCCAACATTCTCGATAACACGCCTCCTCAGTGCAGGTGTTACTTCCACGAGACTGGTGATCGCGAGGAGCACGGCGATGACGTGCATAGGCTTAACGGCTGTCCTCCCGGTGATAAGGGGTCTCGAGCTTGTCACCAATACATCCCTTTACCCTGCAGAGGTCGGTGGTGTTTTGTTGAGCGGGAGCTTGTTTTTCTACAACTTGTTTGAATACTTGGCCGTGGGCTCGGGGTTCACTGCTGTCTTCCTGTACTTATCCACTTTCGAGCACGTTTACAAGGAGGAGATTCGTGAGGAGGTGGTGGCATGA
- a CDS encoding proton-conducting transporter membrane subunit codes for MNLDYLLIGMVPFIPTIGAFSAPLASSILKRRGISVYYGTVFSLVTLIVSARLLMTAYTEDKPVVFKAGGWPPPIGIIYILDRVNAILAFTTALVLTLIFIYSIEYIRDGGELWYTILLLGAEAGLMGVILTADFFNLFVMLEVTSVSSYSLVMYYRSKAYAIVSGLKYAFVGAMGTTLYFVACALLYNAYGTLNIVDLAWKIRGQYFSITGVPAEAYLWSLGIGLVLMAWAFTIKSGVFPNHFWLPDAHPAAPTPISALLSGLVINTGGVSLYKFMYIVLGGNISPEVQTLKNAISIILMFTGTCSAIIGALLMNIQKDLKRLIAYSTVMNTGFLFMAASTGTVLGLSAFIYHTIVHSLAKSVLFLSSGVFIKATGSRSLEDISGLGFKHPVASTALTASIMTLAGIPPLPGFLSKLLLYEALFQYNVASAIAMIVASTIGLISYMKLFYIIFFGTAGKEKQEARTRTANIVLAIFTGVLILLTTLLLTYPGFYNALVSRTVSQIEDIETYLRSVQLI; via the coding sequence ATGAACCTGGACTACTTGTTAATCGGAATGGTCCCATTTATTCCAACTATCGGAGCTTTCTCCGCTCCACTGGCCTCAAGCATTCTTAAGAGGAGAGGGATCAGTGTTTACTACGGCACAGTTTTCAGCCTAGTGACGTTGATAGTTTCAGCCAGACTCTTAATGACTGCCTACACCGAAGATAAGCCGGTAGTTTTCAAAGCAGGAGGCTGGCCTCCTCCAATAGGCATTATTTACATCCTGGATAGAGTAAACGCCATATTAGCTTTCACGACTGCTCTCGTCCTTACCCTTATCTTCATCTACAGTATAGAATATATACGAGACGGGGGTGAATTATGGTACACTATTCTACTCTTGGGCGCGGAGGCAGGGTTAATGGGCGTAATTCTGACAGCCGACTTCTTCAACTTATTCGTCATGCTTGAGGTAACGAGCGTTTCTTCATACTCGCTTGTAATGTACTATAGAAGCAAAGCATACGCTATAGTCTCGGGCTTAAAATACGCCTTCGTTGGAGCAATGGGCACAACACTCTACTTCGTCGCCTGTGCACTCCTCTATAATGCCTATGGAACCCTAAACATCGTGGATTTGGCGTGGAAGATTCGTGGCCAATACTTCTCAATAACTGGAGTTCCCGCGGAAGCCTACTTGTGGTCCCTCGGAATAGGTCTCGTATTAATGGCTTGGGCGTTTACTATTAAGAGCGGGGTATTTCCAAACCATTTCTGGCTACCCGATGCGCACCCAGCCGCCCCCACTCCTATCTCAGCACTCTTGAGCGGGCTTGTCATAAACACAGGCGGTGTGTCCCTATACAAATTCATGTATATTGTTCTTGGTGGAAACATTAGCCCAGAGGTCCAAACTCTGAAGAATGCTATATCCATTATCCTCATGTTCACTGGGACATGCTCAGCTATTATCGGAGCTCTTCTCATGAATATTCAAAAAGACTTGAAGAGACTGATCGCTTACTCGACAGTAATGAATACCGGGTTCCTATTCATGGCTGCTTCAACAGGAACGGTGCTCGGCCTTTCCGCCTTCATTTACCACACTATCGTTCACTCGCTGGCGAAATCAGTCCTATTCCTCTCGAGCGGCGTTTTCATTAAGGCAACTGGTTCGAGAAGCCTCGAAGACATAAGTGGACTCGGATTCAAACACCCTGTTGCCTCGACGGCTCTAACGGCTTCCATCATGACTCTAGCAGGTATACCACCTCTTCCAGGATTCCTCAGCAAATTACTCCTCTATGAAGCTCTCTTCCAATATAATGTTGCATCAGCCATAGCAATGATCGTAGCCAGCACTATTGGATTGATCTCTTACATGAAATTATTCTATATCATATTCTTCGGTACAGCTGGAAAAGAGAAGCAAGAAGCTCGGACGAGAACCGCTAACATCGTATTAGCAATTTTCACAGGAGTGTTAATATTGCTCACGACCTTATTGCTGACCTACCCTGGATTCTACAATGCTCTAGTATCTAGAACGGTTAGTCAAATAGAAGATATTGAAACATATCTCAGGAGCGTCCAACTCATTTAG
- a CDS encoding DUF2139 domain-containing protein, translating to MIKPTYAPEWGSGGVFGLLYHKHVVYYTLAMEGEAHFHHDDGAEIVYRFEQLGKGPASGGDTYNAVDYVDDKIYFGGWVHKPAVFKGRIDNAGEIDFRNKYSHVHEYDISERRIRLIWSESVHHEYEWAGEVSQIIYDPLDDSLLIARADGMRNLGIYRIDRHSGQAVEVSNVPALKGALFQEYACFDLQPNWKRGVDGVQCVDLVEKKLVKHFIEDWSKISVDGFPVEGRGSGYAISAYVRYWHFFRGGILVGNPIEPEIEKPRFVRMFDFPGTPYAPHRSNALPVGGGVLAAFNAYSHGYLHVGVEGRAKARLFNSIVGPSTIVYITPPTARIVASLGARITSMAKKSDSILIGVSNTPNLGGKDATPLETGWREIIQWREDSLLGSKPPSIAFRILGEGVLDNVFGGIPLTGYKEKTVRIYSSKLNSLRIIEYDVGLPPMRIDEERIDLVEGWNRVDLSNHSNIVSFKLDSADQSSVIYIELS from the coding sequence ATGATTAAGCCAACCTATGCTCCGGAATGGGGGAGCGGCGGAGTCTTCGGCCTCCTATATCATAAACACGTAGTCTACTACACCCTGGCAATGGAGGGCGAAGCGCATTTTCACCACGATGATGGTGCAGAGATAGTATATCGTTTTGAACAGCTGGGGAAAGGTCCAGCCTCGGGCGGGGATACCTACAATGCAGTAGATTACGTCGACGATAAAATCTACTTCGGAGGATGGGTTCATAAGCCCGCTGTCTTCAAGGGAAGGATAGATAATGCAGGGGAGATCGATTTCAGAAACAAGTATTCCCACGTTCACGAATACGATATTAGTGAACGGAGAATACGTTTGATCTGGAGTGAGAGCGTTCACCACGAGTACGAGTGGGCGGGCGAAGTCTCGCAAATAATTTACGACCCTCTGGACGATTCCTTATTGATAGCCAGAGCCGATGGGATGAGGAACCTCGGCATCTACAGAATCGACAGGCATTCAGGTCAAGCCGTCGAGGTTAGCAATGTTCCCGCTTTGAAAGGGGCATTGTTTCAAGAATATGCGTGCTTCGATCTCCAACCTAATTGGAAAAGAGGGGTCGACGGTGTTCAATGTGTCGACCTTGTCGAAAAGAAACTGGTTAAACACTTCATAGAGGATTGGTCGAAGATCAGCGTGGACGGCTTCCCAGTAGAGGGAAGGGGGAGCGGGTATGCGATCTCAGCCTACGTTCGATACTGGCATTTCTTCAGAGGTGGTATTCTAGTTGGAAACCCTATTGAGCCCGAAATTGAAAAGCCAAGGTTTGTGAGAATGTTCGATTTCCCAGGCACACCCTATGCTCCACACAGGAGCAACGCGTTACCAGTGGGTGGAGGAGTACTCGCGGCTTTCAACGCCTATAGCCACGGATATCTCCACGTAGGGGTGGAGGGGAGGGCGAAGGCTAGATTGTTTAACTCCATAGTTGGACCCTCAACAATCGTTTACATTACGCCTCCAACCGCCAGGATAGTCGCAAGCCTGGGTGCTCGAATAACTAGTATGGCTAAAAAGAGTGATAGCATACTGATTGGGGTAAGCAACACCCCCAATCTCGGAGGCAAGGACGCAACTCCATTGGAAACGGGCTGGAGGGAAATCATACAATGGAGAGAAGACAGTCTCCTGGGCTCAAAACCCCCTTCAATAGCCTTCAGGATCCTAGGGGAGGGCGTATTGGATAATGTTTTCGGAGGAATCCCGTTGACAGGATACAAGGAGAAAACCGTGAGAATATATTCTTCCAAGCTTAATTCATTGAGAATAATTGAGTATGATGTAGGATTGCCTCCTATGAGGATCGATGAGGAAAGGATCGATCTAGTTGAAGGTTGGAATCGCGTAGACTTGTCAAATCACTCGAACATCGTATCGTTCAAGCTCGACTCAGCAGACCAAAGCTCAGTCATCTATATTGAATTGAGCTAA
- a CDS encoding sodium:proton antiporter: MSEDVFAWSMVLIMLLVNTVISIYGIIYRRSLTKKLIALTILSDTANLTFILIGYRFVQPAVPPVLTQLSLENLEYLRQHAVDPLPQALVLTGIVISMAVNALIAFGIIQAFRITGSTDAKTVVKYFSEEAVKE; this comes from the coding sequence ATGAGCGAAGACGTTTTCGCATGGTCCATGGTATTGATAATGCTACTTGTGAATACCGTTATTTCAATCTACGGAATAATCTACAGGAGGAGTTTGACCAAGAAGCTCATAGCGTTAACGATTCTCAGCGACACAGCTAATCTGACCTTCATACTCATAGGGTACAGGTTCGTCCAGCCAGCTGTACCACCTGTTCTAACCCAGCTGAGTCTGGAAAACCTCGAGTACTTGAGGCAACATGCGGTTGACCCTCTGCCTCAGGCGTTAGTGTTAACAGGAATAGTCATCAGCATGGCGGTTAACGCTCTAATTGCCTTCGGAATCATTCAAGCATTCCGCATTACAGGCTCGACCGATGCTAAAACTGTAGTGAAATACTTCAGCGAGGAGGCGGTGAAGGAATGA
- a CDS encoding DUF120 domain-containing protein, with protein sequence MIDEVELNGSSHKVVKIRGRITRGLGEGAFYVAKYMDEFERALGFKPFQGTLNIELVEALEDMSRCSGVVVNPPTPEHAPVLAYRAFIGDGVDVFVVKPFKTKHDSKIIEIVSKHRLRDLLGLKDGDIVEVSIICND encoded by the coding sequence TTGATCGATGAAGTTGAATTGAATGGATCTTCTCACAAGGTTGTCAAAATTAGAGGTCGAATTACTCGTGGCTTAGGCGAGGGAGCATTCTATGTTGCTAAATATATGGATGAATTTGAGAGAGCACTGGGCTTTAAACCGTTTCAAGGAACCTTGAACATAGAGCTTGTTGAGGCATTAGAAGACATGTCAAGGTGTAGCGGAGTAGTTGTAAATCCGCCAACGCCGGAGCACGCCCCCGTTCTCGCATACAGAGCCTTCATCGGTGACGGAGTAGACGTATTCGTCGTTAAGCCTTTTAAGACAAAGCATGATTCGAAAATAATTGAGATAGTTTCGAAACACAGGCTGAGAGATCTTCTCGGATTAAAAGACGGGGACATCGTTGAAGTTTCAATAATTTGTAACGATTAA
- a CDS encoding aldehyde ferredoxin oxidoreductase family protein — MKGWWGRILHVDLSSGKTREIRLDPSVYAEYIGGRGLAARLLWDFVPQGADPLSPYNALVFANGPLSGLPLPSSGKIQVASKSPLTNGYGDGNLGSMASYHLRRTGYDAIVVTGASRKPVYIYVENNKAEIHSAEDIWGRNAFDAEDILLKTHGRNTGVLLIGPAGENMVRYATIVSQKGRSGGRPGVGAVMGSKKLKALVVKGTLEPEIANPEELKKLSEEAYKSVTQSDNYDYWIRQGTMSTIVWSNQNSVLPTMNFREAVWELYETISGDLMEKLKVERKGCPYCNMQCGNVIEDELGEKSELDYENVAMLGSNILLPDLKRVAEINKIADLMGVDTISLGSSIGFAMEASEKGLIRERLEWGDYKLIRELALDTSYRRGLGDYLAEGVMRMAWGLGKEAMEFAMHVKGLEVSAYNCHAAPGMALAYGTSSIGAHHKDAWIISYEVRTDRLSYSHEKVERLVFLQNIRGGMFESLTTCRLPWVEVGLNLEYYPKFLSAVTGISWTLDDMSQVAQRIYTLIRAFWIREHAGWNRMMDYPPARWFKHPLTKGPYAGSRLDPAKYGEMLNYYYKLRGWDDNGVPLKSTLERLNLSFTIPVLENLVELK, encoded by the coding sequence ATGAAAGGTTGGTGGGGAAGAATCCTACACGTGGATCTGTCGTCTGGGAAGACCAGAGAGATTAGGCTCGATCCTAGCGTATATGCCGAGTATATTGGAGGCAGAGGATTAGCGGCTAGATTACTATGGGATTTCGTGCCCCAAGGCGCTGACCCGTTATCACCCTATAACGCTCTAGTATTCGCTAATGGACCCTTATCGGGACTACCTTTACCGAGCAGCGGCAAGATACAGGTAGCATCGAAGAGTCCGTTGACGAATGGTTATGGAGACGGTAATCTAGGAAGCATGGCTTCTTATCACCTTAGGAGAACCGGCTACGATGCAATCGTAGTTACAGGGGCGTCTCGGAAACCAGTTTATATATATGTTGAGAACAACAAGGCAGAGATTCATTCAGCGGAGGATATATGGGGGAGGAACGCTTTTGACGCAGAGGACATCCTATTGAAGACTCATGGGAGGAATACGGGTGTTCTACTCATTGGTCCTGCTGGGGAAAACATGGTTAGATATGCTACGATAGTTTCGCAGAAGGGTCGGAGTGGGGGGAGACCTGGAGTAGGTGCTGTGATGGGCAGTAAGAAGCTGAAAGCCCTAGTCGTGAAAGGCACTCTGGAGCCAGAGATCGCGAACCCTGAGGAGTTGAAAAAACTTAGTGAGGAAGCCTACAAGAGCGTGACTCAAAGCGATAATTACGACTACTGGATTCGCCAGGGGACTATGTCAACTATTGTTTGGAGTAATCAAAACAGTGTTTTGCCCACTATGAACTTCAGGGAAGCAGTCTGGGAACTCTACGAGACGATAAGCGGCGACTTGATGGAGAAGCTTAAGGTTGAGAGAAAGGGATGTCCATACTGCAACATGCAGTGTGGAAATGTGATTGAAGACGAGCTTGGCGAGAAAAGCGAGCTCGATTACGAGAACGTTGCCATGCTGGGTAGCAATATACTGCTCCCCGATTTGAAGCGCGTTGCAGAGATCAACAAGATTGCAGACCTTATGGGGGTTGACACGATAAGCCTTGGAAGTAGCATAGGGTTTGCGATGGAGGCGAGCGAGAAAGGACTGATAAGGGAAAGACTTGAATGGGGAGATTATAAGTTGATCAGGGAGCTGGCGCTCGACACTTCATACAGAAGGGGGCTTGGGGATTATCTCGCTGAAGGAGTTATGAGGATGGCATGGGGCCTTGGAAAGGAGGCTATGGAGTTTGCCATGCATGTTAAAGGATTAGAAGTATCTGCATACAACTGTCACGCGGCCCCGGGGATGGCGTTGGCGTATGGAACATCTTCGATAGGTGCTCATCACAAGGATGCTTGGATAATAAGTTACGAGGTCCGAACAGACAGGTTATCTTACTCTCATGAAAAAGTAGAAAGGCTTGTATTCCTGCAAAACATCAGAGGCGGAATGTTCGAAAGCCTTACCACGTGCAGGTTGCCATGGGTTGAGGTCGGCTTAAATCTTGAATACTATCCAAAGTTCCTCTCAGCTGTTACCGGAATCTCTTGGACTCTCGACGATATGAGCCAAGTAGCGCAGAGGATTTACACGTTGATCAGAGCTTTCTGGATTAGAGAACACGCTGGCTGGAACCGGATGATGGACTATCCGCCCGCGAGATGGTTTAAGCATCCACTGACTAAGGGACCGTATGCGGGATCTAGATTGGATCCTGCAAAGTATGGAGAGATGCTCAACTACTACTATAAGTTAAGAGGGTGGGATGACAACGGTGTTCCGCTGAAATCTACCCTGGAGCGATTAAACTTGTCTTTCACAATCCCGGTGCTTGAAAACCTAGTTGAATTGAAATGA
- a CDS encoding S-adenosyl-l-methionine hydroxide adenosyltransferase family protein: protein MLIVLQTDFGYKDPYVGVMKGVIKSINPQAEILDLTHGVSRHNILEAAVNLLVSAKYFPPNTIFVTVVDPGVGTQRRALVIKTRNYYLVGPDNGVLSLLALKDGIVEAYDISKSPYILPNISSTFHGRDVFAPIAAWLSRGIPIQQLGIRVSPNSILTLAIKDPEVNPGQELFEAVVLGIDVFGNISLYAGKEVLQSVGIRLGDRLLVESSDSRVECTMVNTFGDVEPGEFACYINSWGFFEIAVNQGDASSIINVKPLDKVKVVKKL from the coding sequence ATGCTAATAGTTCTCCAAACAGACTTCGGTTACAAAGACCCATACGTAGGAGTGATGAAGGGTGTGATTAAATCCATTAATCCTCAAGCAGAAATCCTGGATTTAACCCATGGAGTTTCAAGACACAACATCCTCGAGGCTGCTGTGAATTTGCTGGTATCAGCCAAGTATTTTCCCCCAAATACCATCTTTGTCACCGTGGTAGATCCGGGAGTTGGGACCCAGAGAAGAGCATTAGTAATCAAGACCAGAAACTACTATCTCGTTGGACCCGATAATGGAGTATTATCGCTCCTCGCCTTGAAGGATGGAATAGTAGAAGCATACGACATCTCTAAGTCACCCTACATTCTTCCAAATATTTCAAGCACTTTTCACGGAAGAGACGTGTTTGCACCAATAGCAGCATGGCTGAGCAGAGGAATACCCATCCAGCAGCTAGGGATCCGTGTCTCTCCGAACAGCATATTAACCCTCGCCATAAAGGACCCGGAGGTAAACCCGGGTCAGGAGTTATTTGAAGCCGTTGTACTAGGCATCGATGTGTTTGGAAACATCTCCCTGTACGCTGGGAAAGAAGTACTGCAGAGCGTTGGGATAAGGCTGGGGGATAGACTATTGGTCGAGTCGAGTGATAGCAGGGTCGAATGCACGATGGTTAACACCTTCGGCGATGTTGAACCAGGAGAGTTCGCCTGCTATATTAATTCATGGGGGTTTTTCGAAATCGCTGTAAATCAAGGAGACGCCTCTAGCATAATTAATGTTAAACCCCTAGATAAAGTGAAAGTTGTGAAAAAACTCTGA